The Dermacentor variabilis isolate Ectoservices chromosome 4, ASM5094787v1, whole genome shotgun sequence genome contains the following window.
GACATTTATCCTACTGTATTGCATCTTAGGTTAACATGTACGTTTCATATGTAGAACCTATTGTACTTCTCCAGAAAAGGGCCTTGCGATTTATGACTTTCTTGGATTACAATGCTAAATGAATGCTGCTGTTACAAAGTTTAAACATACTGCCTTTCAATTTATTACTGAATTTTAAAACTGCACTGCATACTCATAATAGCATAACCACTAACTGCCCTTTGAGTTTATCtaatttttttacattccagaAGCAATACATGCAGCACACTTAAGggaaattttctcttgccaaaAATGCATAATGCATATGGAAGGAGAAAGTTAAACAACACTGGAGCACTCCTGTGGAACAGCTTGCCATTGGAactaaaacaagcaaaatgtttttAAATATCAGTGAAATACCATTATCACTCACTACTATTATCTGCACAGGGTATTAATATCGCTGGTGTACACATCTGTTTTTCACTTGCAGTGTATAGTTGCTACATACAAATTCCTTGTTGTAGCTATTACACGTACCCTGCCTTGTGTTTAAAAAtgaatatttatgtatatatgatTTATTTAAACTTTGTCCTGTTGCCGTTATGATTGTAAATAATAATtagcatggatcccaactagccttgagctagggattCAGATGTCCTGTACATTATTTCATGTGTACTTTtcctattttgaataaacttcaaaTGACAACGACACAACATGAGCATTGTATTATCCtgattttgtttgcatttttttcttcaggaCAAGCAACATCATCTGGGCTTTTCAAAGCAGCCCATTCAAGTGACCTCACAGAAGCTAGTAATAGGGCTGACCAAAAGGAGGCAGTAGAGGTAAATGATACTCCCAAGGCAACCCCGGCCTGTTCCCCAGAAAACATCAAAGAGGAGACTCTAAGCAACCTCAACAAAGCTGCCATACAGTATGCACAGAACATGGAGGTTAGTGTGAATCAGCTTTTCTGCCTCGCAGCTTGTGCAgtgctaaaacaaaaaaaaagaaaaataataagacTCGCACCTTttcgtccccttacctcctccaccgcattcatcccgccatttacctttctccctcttgtaaattctgtgtctctcccaaagcagacttaaaccacatcatgtgggggtgccctaagcacccccttccgccttttctcaagcaattaatatctagtgaggagcagtggggggctgccttgcgcagctccaggcccaatcttcaggaggccatcctggagtgcgctgagaggataaaggaggcctacttcaagtagttcctccccccaccctctattccattgcccccttccctttaaagagggataaagttTTTAATCATGATCATCATAATAAATACAAAATTATTTCACTTATATTAACTGTACTCTTGCTCTAAAGGTGAAGATAAAAGTagcccatcattttttttttcccctctgttgTGTGTTTACTATTTTGAATGGTGCATTCATTGTAAGCAGACCATAATGTTACTTTGTGTAAACTCGGGCCCCTCCACAACAAAGTAATATTTATTACAAAGGATTCCATATTTACTGGCTGAATCACTACCTTTTATATGTTTTGTGAATGCCCCTGAAGTGAACCCAAATACAACGAATTTGACTCTACATCAAAGAAACTCGGGCATCCTCAACAGCTGGTTTGCTACTTTAGAATGAGCACGTACAGCACCAGTCATCAACACCACAACAAAGACCACACAATAGGTTCTTCAGTCCACAGCAGATACAGTACCTGCAAACCCTCCACCCTTGCTTTTGTTTTCCACCTAGAGCTGATTATATTGGAACTGATAACGGACAACATCGTTGAAGCCACCAAGAGTGGGAAAGAAGCAAAAGCCAACAAGGGAGGGTTTAGCGGCATTCGGTGTTCTGAAGCTCTACTTTGCGTCACCCTCGGATTTCGTCATCAAGCTTGCTGGGAACCTTGGTGCTGTAAGGTCAACTGCAGTCGCACATTTCGTCAGTTGAAGATTGTAGAAGAAAATTGGTGACTTACTTCACTAAGTGTGTCTTGAATTCACATTAATTGGAGGTTTTTGTTTGTTGAACATGCTTAGCTGACTCTGTTccgagaaagaacagcgcttcaagatgggacacaaaggaggaaccacagcGGCTTGAAGTGCTGtcctttctgtgataatgaatcAACTAGCCTGTCAGTCAATCTGTTCCAAGCAATATGGTGTTCAATCTTTAGATTGAAGTGACCTGAATAACGAAGGATTTTGGAGGTCCTAAGCATTTCAATGTAGAGGTATTTGACTGTCGTTGATACCAAATGAAGTTTTATTGTAAGGTGTGAGAAATGTTTTGCCAAATCTGACATGACATTGTGAGCACAGCAAAACATTTTGTTCGGTACGTTTCTCACATGCACTTGGCAATGTGTGCTAAAGAGACAAAACATAGTAATGCAGTATATGTACTTATAATAAGCATGAGGCAATGCAGTATTCACTCTAGGAGATCACTCAGTCTAGACTGTTAATGCTGGCTTTTTAATTTCAGAAGAGAAAGCAAGACGATGTAAAAAAGCGCCTAGATTTATTCAAAAGTGTTTGGGAGGAAGGAAAGCTCAGTCTACCAGTACAACAACGAATGCACGAGTTAGCACTGGGTGAGTCTGAAGCTCTACACTCATTTGTCAATTCTATTTCATCACAAAGTATCTACGCTTCATAACTGTAATTTACTGGAAGCTTGTTTCATATCTGGAGTGGAATGTTAAAGTGTTTTACTGAGAAACATGTACACAGATCACAGGTGCTACCTTAGCTGTAACAAATTTGCTCTGTCTATGGTTCCCTTCCTTGCCATGTAACAAACGAAGCAGGCATGTTGTTGCCAACATTTTATTGCTTGTGCGGCATCAGCTGATTACTCGTGATTAAAAGAATCAATCCTAATTAGAGTGTTAAATGATTAATTCAAGGTTAGTCAGTAAATCGCACAGCTCTACAAACCTTATATTATCTGCACTCGTATCGATTTGTAAGTTTTAGAACACACGTAATCAGGCACACACATGTTATTTGCAACACCCCCTTGTAGGTAAAGACAAGCATTTGCTTCCACCCATGCTTTGCAttatggtggaaaaaaaaaagattaatacaCAAACATGCGATAATACACACACAAGTAAGagcactcctgaaaaaaaaatttccattTCCTCATCTGCATTAATTGCTCATGCTTATCTGCTGGGCCAgagaaaacaattttatttacaacaGCAAAATAAGGCAAACTAGACCTCTGAGTGTAAAACTTGGCTTATTTCTCCGCTTTCTTTATCCATGTTAAGGCAAATGCAAAATCATCACACATGGAAGCTGTGCTAATTCAGTatctattaaaaaaataaaaaatccaAGAGCACTGTCAATTGCTGTCAAGACACTTGGCACAGTAACTCATGCGCAGAAGCTGTGTCCCTGTAGCTTTCCCTTTATTGCCACAAAAAGCTGTCTGCAAGTATATAACAGACCTCATTTTGTATTTTTGCTCTTTCCCTTAGAGCTTCTCAATGGAAATCACGAGAAGGCAAACACACTTCATGTTTCCCTAATGGTGGACTACGTAAGTGAGGTGAGCTTGCTAGTGTCGCTGGTCGCATACCGCCCGCTGACCCCCGGACATTTCTTTACAGGTCAGTCAGTGGATGCTTGGCATCAAGCACCTTATCTTGGCAGCCCAGGCAGCACAAGAAAAGCCTGCTAGTGATGCACAGGAGTCCACTTGACCTCTGCTGAAACAGTGTTAGACATGTGGAAAAGCCTGCTGAAACAGGCTCCTTTTGTTTTAAAAGGAGGCCGTTTAATGCACATTAAGAAAAAGGAAGTGGGCAACTTTCTCCTGTGAAGGCAATATTTGGGTAAATTTTCTGGCCTTCAAATACGAGTGGAATTTCAGACATACACTTATGCCTAATGCCATTTGTTGTGGTTATAAAGTGCTGCAAAATTTAGGAATTGAAAAGCATTTGTGATATGCTTTCTTGATAAAAGCTTTTGTGAGCTGACTTTGGTGTTGTTTTACTTGGCTGCTTTTTTAAACTGTTGCTGCAAACAATGTATTGTATGTTGCTACACCCTTTATTTTGCAATTTAGCTCCAGTCATGGTATTAGTTGTGAATTGCACTTTACCTGCAAGTGATGCTCTCTGCAAAGCACACTAGTACAGACAAAGGGGCGGCTTGTATTGTGGAGAAGCGAACTTGCAATATTTTGCTACAGGGACTGTTTATTGTACAGGGCACTTATTGTTATTAGGATACACAGAAATGATCACAGCAAGAAAGAGCTAGCTGGCAACAGTCACCAGGGCCACAGCACCTGCTTGCCCTGGAAGGAAAAAGGCACATAGGAGGAGGACAGTAAATAAAGAATAGAAGAGAGAGTTAAAAgagaggaagggggagggggcataATGAGTGAAAAGGAGGAGATAATCAAAGCAAGGGACGagtatataaaaaaaatgaaagcatatACTGGGAAACAACACAAGAATGAGACATGCATGTGTGTAACACACAACAATGTTGCATACAACTGGCAGATGGTCCACAGATTAGCATAAAATTATACCACATCAGTGACCATCGGGAATCTTAATTTGCCAACTCTAAAGAGACGCTGAAGGAAAATAAGTCAAGTTAGATCTaaagattaggcttctgtaataacgTATTCGTCATTTGCAATGAGAACAGAGCTTTTGCAAGTGAAAGAATTGACAAAAATGGAAAATTGGAATGGCGTCACCGATTTATGGATTGTATGGCACCTCTCATGTGACATCGGCTTTGGTTCATTCAAAGGGAACAGCAGAGGGGCGACGTGAAGTATGTGCATCAGCTTTTCTAATTTGGTGCAGATGATCCAAATTGAGGAGCAGCATGCAGTGAAGCCTTACGGTGCAATTTTCTATGCAAGGAAGTCATAAGCTAAACCTCACTATAATGAAGCCTGTAAAATTCGGCACTTTGCATCTTTATATTGAAATgcgattttttatttttataagtacagtTGCAGATGGGTACTTTTTTTTTACCCGGAAGGAGCCATAAAATTTTCAAATTTCTTGGGCAATTAAAAAAAGCATAttttaatgagaaaaaattaattttgttgaatttgagaagtAGGTGATCTTAGTACGGTTTCATGCtgtgtcgacgatatcttcacatggGTGGTACGAAGCGAAGCATGGGAAACTTTCATGTCTACTTCACAGCCACGACTGACTGTGTTGCGGTGTTGCTGACATTGGAATGACGCTAACTTGAATACGAGCGCAGGCACAAGGGAGCCAATGCTTCATATGCATTTCGCTTTAACGCGTCTCCGAAgctcgagattatgcaacctccagcaCTCAATGTGTGGgagacagcgcacatgaagccatGGCTATCTCGCTTCACCGCAAACCGTGGCACCGACTGCAGATTGCCTCTAAACCAGTGCGCGCAGGCCGCGTATGCGTTCAGCCACGCTGACAGCTGTGCACAGCCATGCCCGAGTTAGAGGTGAAGATGCGCACTCGCCTCACTGATCTATGTTTAGTACATATCAGTGGCTCACTCGGCCCGCACTCCCCTCTTTGTACGCACTTGATCACGCTACCGTGCGCTCCCTCCCCGTGTTGCTAGCGCGTGAGTACAGCGTGCATAAGTTCGGCCATATTTTACAACTTGCCCTCGCATGCTTTTCCACGCACCCACAGTGCAGTCCCAAGAATAGACCCACAACATACGGTGCGCGGGccgtgataggatcttatcgttGCACTTGGAACATTATACGAAACATGACGGGTGAGAGTCACTGCTGCACTTTGGCAGCTGCTCTGTCACGCTgcacgcgatttgagaggtgcatttgcaagcagccacatgTAATTAAACCATTTGACCAACTGCATCCGTGGCAGCTTCCACTTATTTCATCGGCATTCCTGCGTGgctgcagtgaaatttcgttatgttTAAACACACTTTGTTCTATTGAGATTCAAAATGCATGGActagaaagaataaaaaaaaaaatccccttCCATTCCATCCTGTGAAattggatgtacagcgaagctggtgcggaTGTTAGACattacacaagcaccaccaccacatgcAACATACatcatgcacgcacgcacgtctGCAGAAGCGAAGCATAcgtcctcattcttctaggccgtaCGCCAAGTGCAACTGCCTTATTGAAATAAATTAATATTTAAAGCTTATTTGCATCAGAAAATGCatgaagtacgacttacacacaagctgcagacatgatagttcgaattgttattcgaatatatgagaaaacataaataTGTTATGTAGAAACTggaagacaaagcccttttccagctgctgtttgaGGTCTGTCCGAGTGGCCGCAGTGGTGGTACCATTAgcacagcatacatcctcattcttgtaggccctccgcctagTGCAAGTGTGTTATTGAGCCtgttgaatttctcaaagtaaaatgtgtcagaaaattcATAATGTATGATTTACAACGTACAGACATCATAGTATCCAATCGTAATTCAAGTTTAGGGGAGAAGAATTCTGTTATGcagaaacacaaaccccttttctagcTGCCCTTTATTGGGTGAGCACGCCAcaaaaaaatcccgaccaactagaagctaacagtttcgctgtaatatatttcatttcatttattttttcaccttaaaggcccggaggcattgcATATATAAATGTTTTGTTGTCATAAGAATTTccttatattgaagttcgttgcatcaaggtttgactgtattggCGTGCAGAAAATTATCGACTCCTAGATGAATAATCCATGAATCTAACTCAGtttaatgtttttctttagtgtccctttaactctttcgttactgtGCCTACAGAAATTGATCAATTTGATTGAAAGTTTTTCTAAACACTATTAAATATTACTGTTGGAATTCTACTAGCAACATCATGCACTGTCTGAAATGATGACTAAACTTGAACTATTTGTCAGATTGAGGAATCTGGGATAACAAAACTTCGACCAGAGATATTTTCAAAGCTAGCCTACAGTGCTCTTAGCACTTCTTCAATAAAACGATGCAGCATTTGCACTTTGGTCGACTCTGCAACAATAATTTtcaaatgacagcagcagtgaaaacACCATCTTCTCTCACGTTGTCTTTTCCCATGCAATGTCTAGACTATTTAAACAATATCTCAAAAAACTCTAGGTGCTCTTGAGTGCGTGTCATCTTGATAATAGTGTTTGACAAATGtcaagtgcaactttattttagCCACTGTGGGCTGCTTTTACCCATCAGCGTTTCAACAGCATATGTACAAATTATTACCAATGGTCCTTCCCGTTGTGTGGAGTTTTCGCTCATACAAGAGCACAGTCAATTTCAGACCAACCTTCAACCAAAGCTTGACTAGCAGTCTAatctcttacttttttttaaccTTGACTGTGCAAGTGTACTTATTCATTACTGTAAAATATTGTCAACACTCCAAATTACTGTACAGCACTGTACAGGAAATTAACAATGGACATGTAGGCTCCAGCGCTGGTTCAACACTCATAGACCACCTTGTTTGCATAGAGCAGCTGATAAAACGCAATAATCAATTCTAGACTTCTGCATGCTGCCtgacctgacaaccattgcttcgTGAGCCTAAAGAatataggggtgtgcgaatagtgatttttgaaaGCAAATCGAATGTCAGATACTTTTCAAATAattttcaaataatgaacagccatTATTACAAATAATG
Protein-coding sequences here:
- the LOC142579417 gene encoding steroid receptor RNA activator 1-like; the encoded protein is MAALRPGNDDKAWNDPPVFAYTDVQGTPAAAAPKRNLLNKRVPFPQDGIKPQNVPSATGTAPPPSGQATSSGLFKAAHSSDLTEASNRADQKEAVEVNDTPKATPACSPENIKEETLSNLNKAAIQYAQNMEKRKQDDVKKRLDLFKSVWEEGKLSLPVQQRMHELALELLNGNHEKANTLHVSLMVDYVSEVSQWMLGIKHLILAAQAAQEKPASDAQEST